In Sphaeramia orbicularis chromosome 1, fSphaOr1.1, whole genome shotgun sequence, a genomic segment contains:
- the LOC115417156 gene encoding suppressor of cytokine signaling 1-like, producing MVRCRMVRDKFDALSEKNNTATETQDQSQNPRERSRPEQAEQPESDEPTERQLDLLQWHKVLVRENPEEEAQPWPQVVTGAEAENWPTHLRTFSSPEEYKLVKHTYQQLQYSGYYWGPLTMDEAHEILSNLAPGTFLIRDSGQTDVLFTLSYQSSDGPTSVRVMLSNLHFSLYGSHKTFESLFALLSHYTSSSCKLTVPHRKHRPERLKQMCRRAFIRTYGEEGARSLPGLSKQVKDYVHAYPYSI from the exons ATGGTCCGTTGTAGGATGGTCAGAGACAAATTTGATGCACTGAGCGAGAAAAACAACACCGCAACAGAGACGCAGGACCAGAGTCAGAATCCTCGTGAAAGATCCAGACCTGAACAAGCCGAGCAGCCGGAGAGCGACGAGCCCACGGAGAGGCAGCTGGATCTGCTGCAGTGGCACAAAGTCCTGGTACGAGAAAACCCAGAGGAGGAAGCACAACCCTGGCCACAG GTGGTGACCGGAGCTGAGGCTGAGAACTGGCCCACACATCTGCGTACATTCAGCAGTCCAGAAGAGTATAAACTGGTCAAACATACGTATCAGCAGCTCCAGTACAGTGGTTACTACTGGGGACCACTAACCATGGACGAAGCACATGAAATACTCTCAAATTTAGCACCGGGCACCTTCCTCATTAG AGACAGCGGCCAAACCGATGTTCTCTTCACTCTGAGTTACCAAAGCAGTGACGGGCCGACTAGTGTCCGTGTCATGCTGAGCAACCTACACTTCAGTCTCTACGGCAGCCACAAGACCTTTGAATCCCTCTTTGCTCTGCTCAGTCATTACACGTCCTCATCCTGTAAGTTGACGGTGCCGCATCGCAAACATCGGCCAGAGCGCCTCAAGCAGATGTGCAGGAGGGCTTTTATACGTACATATGGAGAAGAAGGTGCAAGAAGTTTACCTGGACTCAGCAAACAAGTCAAAGACTATGTCCATGCGTATCCTTATTCTATATAG